CAACCTCACAAGGTCAGCTCCGAGTCCAACCTCACCAACCAATGGAAGATTCTTGGTGTTCAACACCACAACCCTTCCACCATCCTTGATGTCAACATCCAGTGCAGCCTCTAGACAGTTCAAGGCCATGCCATCCCGATGATCGGGTTTAGGTTCAGGAATGGTGATATTACCTTCCAGCTTCACAATGCCTTTGGCTGATTGATTTCCAACAAGGGTTTTGACCTCATTCTCTTTCAAGTCCCAAGCTCTCCCCACAAACTCAGTTGAAAAGCCTGTGAAGATTCCATTGGAACCAGTCAGATAAAAGTCAGTGAACTCACCAGCCTTGTGAGCCTTTGAAGTGTCTCCCAGGAACAGAACAACCAACTCAGTGTCTTCCTTGTTATACCACCATGTCACAACACCAAAGGGAAGCGCCAAGGCATCACCTTTCTtgattgcaacaaccttctctTCTGATTCAGGGAGTACAATTCCAACAACTCCAGTTCCTGGATCAAGTTCACAACAAATAACCAATTTAACAACACAAATTAATAATCAATACATgataaaaacatatatataattatatgatCTTCTCTCGAAATCAAGCTATTGCATAAGTGTGATTTCATACGAGTAACACGAAATTCGATTGATAAACCCTCAGTTGAAAGGTAAGAAACCCCTTGGAGATCGCAATAACCAATTTAACAACATATATTACTAatcaatgcatgataaaaaaaatataattatatgaTTTTCACAGGGAATCAAGCTCTTGCATTGCATGAGTGTGAATTCATACGAGTAACATGAAATTCGACTTAACAGCATAAATTAATAATCAATCCATAGTACAATTCAATTCCTGGATCAAGTTCACAATAGATAACCAATTTAACAGAATCAATGcataagaaaaaaatacaattatttGATTTTCAGGAAATTAAGGCATTGCATGAGTGTGATTTCATACGATTAACGTGCAATTGAGTTCAGAAACCCTGAATTGAAAGGGGAGAAGTACCTTGGAGAACATAAGCGACTTTGGATGAATCAGAGTAACGAGGAAGCGCGAAACCGTTCTTCTGGAGAGCGAGCTTGGAGGCACCTATGTTGCCTTCGCGTAGCATGGGGAGTTCAGAAGGGGACCAGGCGTGGTAAGAGCCACCATTGCCGCCGTAAAGCTTCTTGGCCAGTTGGGGAGAAAGATCAATCGCCATcgttttctgttttctttccttttctcgAAGATTCTCACTTGCCAAACAGCGAAAGACTGAAGAAATTTTGACTACTTtggatgatagtgatagtgcgTGAAAGAAAAGCGAAGATGAATTGCGGTATTTATAGGGTTATAGGGAGGGAAGGAGATAGCTTCCTAACGGAACTGAAATTCTAGTGAAATGTGGATTAAGATAATCTGAATTGTGTTTTTTGTTATCCAAATATGATATTACTTAtctaagaaaattttaaaaatggcAACATTAATATATCAATATTattcataaaattattttttatttgtcaGATACAAGTAAAATGTTCTGAATCACAAAAGTCTCTTTAAGTAGTTAATTATTTATTGTTGAAATTTGTTtataaattcaataaaattgaaaaaaaatagtaaactgtttttttttatagattttggGATAAGAATTCAGATATAAGATATTTTCCAAGTTGTAAAAAAAGATTAGGATAAGATGGTACAAAACAAGATAATTTAAAgtgataaataattttaaattagagttattaatttaactaaataagataaaaaaacaatttcatctaattaaatccAAATAACATAAACGGCTTAGTGTTATTAatctacctttttttttttaataatttttctatCTTTATCTTACTCTTTTTTTTGTcatgatcttttttttttgttacatttttttttgacatgatCTTTATCTTACTCTTGTAATTAGAGAATATTCATTGTAAAATAAATTATCTTATCcttatttttttagtttaaacAACAGGTTATCACCTACTGAACTAATCTGCTTGAATTAGAATAATATCAAGTGAGTTAATTTACAAGTTTAGTAGTTATTTTTCCTTATCTGATCTTATATCTAATATACTCTATTAAAATTTGAATGTTAACTTTAATAAGTGGGAATTTCACTCTCTATTTTATAAAGCAAGAGAGactcaaggaaaaaaaaaaaaaaagagagactCAAACCCAAAACATATTTTAAGCTAGCAATTTCGAGTCTGTTTGATTGAGAACTGtttttaaaagaagaaaaaaaacttgtttgataatatttatttgaaaatagtTTTGAGAtgagaaaacaataaaaactaTTTAATAGCGGTTTTAGATTTTTGTCGTATTGCTTTAgtcatctatatctatatatatatatatgaaaataaggttttcttctagaagacCAATGCCACATGTCCCTTCCTAAATgattcattttccctccaaaacaaaaaaaaactcatttccactttttttgtcacattaatTGCTATGTTCAATAATACCCATGACAACATACacactaaattaataattttgaaaaagagtttataaaaatataaacttaaagaaatttattttgaaaccggtaacttcatttttttttacacttagaagtaaaaaaaattaagaataaaacatCAATATTACTTATGAAAACTATATGGTAAGGATATTAGTTCtttttctaattaaatttttaattttggtaCTCCCacgttttttatttcatatgatcATCTCGgcaaatttcaaaaaaacaGCATATGATCATCTCTCACCATATTTAATATCCTCTACTAttataaaatttcatatttttaaagtaaaatttacttgaaattatttttaaatatatcaaatattataggaaaaataagaaattCGAAAATATCAACATATAAATATGatgtaatttatttaaattaagttataaatattaaataatttatataagtaaattttttaaaatttaaattcaaattagtcaattaAGGAATATAAAGAGCAATCAATCTCAAATAATTATTACTACATTTATGACTCTTATTCTTACAATGATATATCTGCATATATTGgtcaaaaaattattaatgccCCGTATTCAAGTTCTCTACttctactttcaaaaaaaaaagtcatctaCTTtgcatatttaaattatttagttaattttataaatactttaaacatttaaattagcaagtgtttcaaattcaaataatttatttagCACAATCAATTTTGTGattcaattataaaatataCACTTTTAAATGTTTTCCATTATTCAGTTATATCAACTCCTAATCATTCCATGGAATGAAAAAAAACTCTTAATAATTCCTTATTTAGTTATTCTAATTAATAcagtataatataataataaatcaaaTCAGACTATATTTTTTGTTAGCAATTAAAACACACTAATTTAAATTGTAATTCTTATATGTTTACTATTAATTATAAACGCAAGACCTTCTTATTCGTTGTAACTCACGATTCTTCGTTATTTTTACTCATTCATGTTTATCTTTGGTATCATTAAGGAGTTTGTTTAGATGCAATAACAATTTCTTAAAGGTATATTCTTTTTCACTCACGTTCTCTTCCCCCATCATTCACTCTACCGTACTTATGTTCGCTCATTTCCTTTTGCTCCATCATATTTTCTTTCAAGGTTAGTTTCATTCATATGCAGGGTTAATTTTCTATAGGTACTTttaaaatggttttttttttggataatatACCCTTAAAATTAGTGCCATACAAATTTTTCCTCTTTAATGTTTCTTCTAGGTAGCAGATGCTTCATAATAATTAACTAGATGCTTTGAAGAAAGTGATTCTTTCCTTCAGAGTTGATTTTAAAAGCTACGTTTTccaaataataatttatctatatctatatttatataaatatgaaaagaaTGTAAGAAAGTTTTATTCTAGAAGACCTATGCCATATGTATCCTCTTAAGTAATTTATTTTCCCacgaaaacaaaaaaaatgatttcaactttttttatctcatgaattgctaaatttaataatattatggccacatacacaatacataaataattttaaaaaatgcttataaaaaaataatatatcaacAAAAGTAAATTGCTACATACCAGTAAccacattaattttattttttgttacactcaaatgtaaattagttttttaagaataaaacataggtaatacttataaaaactatcaaagtaaggatataaattccaaataatattattttcaccCCGTCCAAATTTTCGAAAAGATGATACAATACATGAACATCTCTGAacctatttcatttcatccattATAAAAAATTCCACCTTAGATATAAtttttgagtttaatggatatgcactgacagtgtaaaatagttttacacagacatccaattgaattctgccaaatcagaaaatatattattcttttaattaaaattaaagtcaaatataattatctctcctatgtggcatgctttgattggatgactgtgtaaaactattttacactgtcagtgcatatccattaaactcataatttttttgaaaataatcaattctgattataaaaaaaatcaatttttatttttccttaaattcttttttaagatatatcagatattaaaaaaatattataaatttgaaaatacgattcataaaaataattggaatcctttttatttttaattttttttttggaaaagccatatatatattaaaagggGCAAAGCCCAAAAGAGTTCCAGCAACAAAGAAGACaccaagcaaaaaaaaaaactaaaatcaatgtatattggatcttttaatttttagttaTAAAATTCATTTATCTGTTTTCCCTTAATATTatggttaaaatgattttaaaatataaattaattttttatgaaattcgAAGTTCCTTTAATACtagattaattataaaattgtaaccaaaaaaagattaattataaaatgtgTGCGATGAGCAAatgaat
This portion of the Lotus japonicus ecotype B-129 chromosome 3, LjGifu_v1.2 genome encodes:
- the LOC130743345 gene encoding glutelin type-D 1-like, whose product is MAIDLSPQLAKKLYGGNGGSYHAWSPSELPMLREGNIGASKLALQKNGFALPRYSDSSKVAYVLQGTGVVGIVLPESEEKVVAIKKGDALALPFGVVTWWYNKEDTELVVLFLGDTSKAHKAGEFTDFYLTGSNGIFTGFSTEFVGRAWDLKENEVKTLVGNQSAKGIVKLEGNITIPEPKPDHRDGMALNCLEAALDVDIKDGGRVVVLNTKNLPLVGEVGLGADLVRLDGGAMCSPGFSCDSALQVTYIVRGSGRVQVVGVDGKRVLETTVKAGNLFIVPRFYVVSKIADPEGLEWFSIISTPNPIFTHLAGSSSVWKALSPTVLQAAFNVDSGVEQLFRSKRTADAIFFPPPK